TTAGTCTATCGACATCTATAAAACAAAGAAAATCACATAAATGATTACGTATATAAAAATACTGATTCGCATTAAGATTTAGCTTATAATTACATACTCCCTTCGTTTCCCATTTTCGCGATCATTCTTCGTAAAGGTTCTACATATTTACTTAATTGTCTAACTTTGTCTCTGTATGCTTGATCCTCTTGTTGCGGGCTTGGTGTAGCCCCCACACCTCCAGGCGTATTTAGAGAGCTACTAGGAGATGGCGCCATACCTACAttcatataattattattatctttATCTATGAAAGATTGAAATCTTCATGCATTTATGTTAAAAATTATTACATACATACCTACAGATCGTTGTTGTCCTGCTATTATAGCATGTTGTGGACTTGGCGATGGGACTAATGCTGGTGATGCTACCATTTGATTACTATAAAATGTATTATACAACTTTAATTTTTGATAATATTGAAGAAATTTAATCAATCTATTTAGGTAAACTATTAAGGCAATATAACCTTGATGGTGCACCCAGACCAGCCGGACTTGGAGCGGACGGCGATGGGCTTTGACTTAAAAATTGATTTGGTGTAACATTTCGGGGACCAGGAAAACCAGCATTTATCATTTCACCTTGCTGGAAACCAAATATTTGTGAAAATGTTGAAATAATATTATTtggatattattttattatttatgtaCCTTTCTTTGCATATGACCTAATGGCTGTTGCATTTGTCCAGGACCTAATTGTCCTGGAGCAATTTGGTTCATTTGTTGTGGCATACTTGTTTGAATTCCACTTATGGCCCCACTAATTTGATTACCCATTTGATTAGATAGTTGACTTTGCATTTGAGTCTGAAATATAATATACGATTTACCAATCATACATAAGTGTACTGCATAAAAAAATGTATAGGTAGTAAACACATACTTGCATGTTTTGCTGCATCTGACCTGTAGTAATCTGTGCCATTTGATTGGGAACCATTTGAGCTATTTGCTGAGGCATATTGGCTTGTCCCATTGAATTTATTTGAGTTAACATGGGGTTAGTCTGCATGGTTTGAATTGAACCCATGTGATTTATTGGACCATTAGTCTGACCGGGCATCATGCCCATTCCAGGCATTTTATTTTGCATACCTTGCATGGTTATAGGTTGTCCGGGCCGTTGATTTAAGCTTTGTAACACTACAATATGCGacagtaaaaaatataaaaactataaaaaattatatttgtAAATAATAGAATAGtaaaaattttataaaatatttatttcattaattaaaCTCAAATACATTTAAATTTAGTATATAAAATAATGATGTATTTTATCTGTAATTACATGATTTATTTTAAACAAATTACAATATGTGACGAAGATGATAATAATTCTCCCTAGTGGATAAATGTTTTAAGCGCTTCCTTTAGAGGAAGATCAAAAAATATTTGTAATCTTCTCTCTAGTTTGGATATGCATTTCTTCCTGTGTATTTTGGACATATTTTTATTATGCAAATATTCATACGCAAGATTAATAGTTTCTAGATTTGCATTTAGGTCTATTTCTAAAGTAATAATATCTTCTTTGCTTGTTTTTTCTATACCTTTTGGCCATCCCTTTTCCTTCAATATTACTTTGATGTGAGTTAAAAATTCATTTAACTCAAATTCTATATCCTTATATAGTTCTTTCATACTGTCAATTACTTCGTACATGTATTCTAGTCTTTTTACAAAAACGTCTAGTATATCCTTTACTTTATGCACTATTTTAAGAATTTTAGACCCCACTGGATCATAAATACcattttgtaatatattatcAAGATTGATTATGCTTGGCAGACGACTACGTGCTAAGCTAATGTACCATTTACGTAATAGTTTGACATAGACTAAtgttattttaaatttaatgcCCTGTACACGAGTTCTATCTTTAGCAGGTTTATAGATATAACATACTCGTTCATCTGCTAAACTAACTGCCATACCACATTCTTTTTTAATATCTTCAGCAAGAATCTTTTGTTCATATAATTTAAGCATCCAATGTTTATGTAGAAATTCTTCATAATTTCTC
This is a stretch of genomic DNA from Xylocopa sonorina isolate GNS202 chromosome 8, iyXylSono1_principal, whole genome shotgun sequence. It encodes these proteins:
- the LOC143425828 gene encoding uncharacterized protein LOC143425828 — encoded protein: MSNMYYAQFDSFTEEEPFYDSGNSDTYYKLMNSPSQAEFHEYMQKRNYEEFLHKHWMLKLYEQKILAEDIKKECGMAVSLADERVCYIYKPAKDRTRVQGIKFKITLVYVKLLRKWYISLARSRLPSIINLDNILQNGIYDPVGSKILKIVHKVKDILDVFVKRLEYMYEVIDSMKELYKDIEFELNEFLTHIKVILKEKGWPKGIEKTSKEDIITLEIDLNANLETINLAYEYLHNKNMSKIHRKKCISKLERRLQIFFDLPLKEALKTFIH